From the Lolium rigidum isolate FL_2022 chromosome 2, APGP_CSIRO_Lrig_0.1, whole genome shotgun sequence genome, one window contains:
- the LOC124690909 gene encoding remorin-like, with product MEMQEPKGAHAVAPPPTAVEAGKPAGVGGVVQNGPPPPARTAQAPGSVTDGGVPPKPVPAPADKAAAPAAASSATDRDAVLAKVEMERKLSMVKAWEEHERSKVDNRAEHKMSSILSWENTKKASIEAKLRTREEKLEKKKAEYAEKMRNRMATIHKEAEEKRASVEAKRQEEVLKYQETAAKHRSTGTTPKKKFLQCFG from the exons ATGGAGATGCAGGAGCCGAAGGGAGCGcacgcggtggcgccgccgccgactGCCGTTGAGGCCGGCAAGCCTGCCGGCGTTGGTGGAGTTGTCCAGA ATGGGCCTCCGCCACCAGCACGGACAGCACAGGCGCCGGGTTCAGTGACTGACGGCG GCGTGCCCCCAAAACCAGTACCAGCACCAGCAGACAAagcggcagcaccagcagcaGCGAGTTCAGCAACTGACCGAG ATGCCGTGCTCGCCAAGGTGGAGATGGAGAGGAAGCTGTCGATGGTCAAGGCGTGGGAGGAGCACGAGAGGAGCAAAGTCGACAACAG GGCTGAGCACAAGATGTCCTCCATCCTGTCGTGGGAGAACACCAAGAAGGCGTCGATCGAAGCCAAGCTGCGAACACGGGAG GAGAAGCTGGAGAAGAAGAAGGCCGAGTACGCGGAGAAGATGAGGAACCGGATGGCGACGATCCACAAGGAGGCGGAGGAGAAGAGGGCGTCCGTGGAGGCGAAGCGGCAGGAGGAGGTGCTCAAGTACCAGGAGACGGCGGCGAAGCACCGGTCAACAGGGACCACGCCCAAGAAGAAATTCCTCCAGTGTTTCGGCTAA